In Phoenix dactylifera cultivar Barhee BC4 unplaced genomic scaffold, palm_55x_up_171113_PBpolish2nd_filt_p 001606F, whole genome shotgun sequence, the genomic window CTCGCTACTGCTGAAGCCATTAGTTatccttcttttctctcttctatTCTGTAAATACCTTATCGCATAAGTAAATGTGTGGTTCCATCCTCCTTTCTCAtcaaaaagttaaaaaagaTCACTATTCATGGTGATGCAGGCATTCCGCGCTGCAGAAACATATATTAGCAACAGCCCAAAAAGTCGACaggattctttctttttttttaacatctGATAACATTAGCAAATGAATGTTAACGAATAATTATCATACGAGTTTACCAAAGTTTTGAGTGTGGGCCATCTAACAACTTAACAAGGTTACAACAAGAATGATTTGTCACTAGTCAAGGACTAATACATCGTGCAACATGCCTGACAATGTCCTTGCATATGATTTGGTGTAAATCTGTCTTGAGATTTATGGTCTGAGAAAAAAAAAGCGAGAAAAATTACAACCATCCAAAAATGCGCCGCCTTTTTTCATGTTTGCGATCTTGTGGTGGTGTCACAACAATTCTTTCAGCATTGGCTAATGCCCACTGATTGAAATCAGGAGAAGAGATTAACTCTTTCAAAGCTTTGTTTGTGTGTTCTTTAGTAATCATATCCCATTCTTCCTCTGAGAATTTCTTCCTCTCAGGGGTGTTGTGAAAGGTCGAATAATAACTCTCCTCAAATAGCAACCGCGGCTGTCTATTTGTTAAGCCTGTGAAGAAGCAACAAAAATCAGGATATGCTTAATAAATGAACAGGGAACAAAATCAGGATATGCTTGATAAATGAACAGGGCATTCTGGTAATTAACTGGGATGAAAGCATAGTGACAAACCAAAGACTGGGGAATTGCAAGAAGCCTGGTTCAAATTTCTGGCTCGAGGCCTGGCGGAACCAGAACCTGAACCCTGAAACTGTGAGTATTCAGCATGAGAACTTTTGGAGGGTGAAGTTCGAGCTCGAGTTCTGTTAATGCTCTTGATCATCCGCCTGCAAAATCATTAGGTGTCAATTTCTCACATTAACTGAAGGTTGATTCCATGAGAATCTAAAATCATAAAAAAGGCAGCACAAGCTGTCAAAGAGTACAAAAATACTATAGtgattttttgtttaatttatgcaaCTATAATAAATTAAAGGATATCTCATCTAGTTTTGggaattgataaaaaaaaaaaaaagacgatcCAATGCACGAGGGCTCCTCGCATTGCAGGATCTGAAGAGGGTCAAATATATGTATCCTTGTCTCTGCATGCAGAAAGGTTGTTTCCATGTTTCGAACCCATGACTTTCTGAtcataatggagcaaccttactgtTGTATCAAGGCTCTTACTCTTTATTTAAAATAGTCTCCAAATCGATTTTTTTCCATGCAAAAACAACTTATAGATGCAATCTTTTATTGGAGAACCCACCATAGTGTACAATTAATACATTATAAATGGTTATATTTACATCTAACAGTCCATAACATGATGTGGGTTAGTAACCCTGGCTATGAGAGGAGGGCAGGAATCTCTACCCATGTAATTTCAACCCTCAGATGCATCTCTACCCTCAAGAATGACTCCATTGCCTCACCTGCATATGTTTAACTATAGAGAGACAATATCTCAAcaatatctaaaataaataaatatacgaatgtacatacatacacacatgtgCCTATTCATATGTACGTATCTATGTAcatgtgtatgcatgtatgtatggatGGATGTATGGATGCATGTGAATGTATGTATTGATGTATGTATTATGTTCTAGAGTCCCGTTGTTGAATGGTACATGTACATAATAATCACTATTTCGATGGAATCCATTCCAATTACTGTTATATCACAAGGATAATAATAAATGTTGACCATACCGCTCCATTCATTATAATACAGTCATCTATAATCATTCCATGTTAGTCCAAAAATCACATTATTCTAAGAAGGTGACATCAACAAAAACAGCATTTATTCTAAGAACGTGCAATTACACGTGCCCAACACTGGTATATTGAAGGGGGAAAATCCATTCCACCAGTCCCACCAACAAGATGCCTATAGATAACCTCTATCTTTAATAAAACAACTGTCTTGGTTCAGTTCTTGCATACTCTAAGAACAAGAAAAGTTTGACAGCCAAGTGGGGAGAATATTTCCAAAGTTATATAAAGTAGTAGAAGGCCCCGTTTGGAGGAAGCTGTTAATAGTAGAGCTTTTAGAAGTAGAGATTTAGgaagtagagtttttataaaaaactgtttgctgtttggtaactatatttctaaagtgctgtggaactttaacatgtgtttggtaaacaaactgaaaaactaCTTTTGATATGACAAATAACATAAAGAatattacatagtattatacaatagagcataataaaatataaaatattaatgtattatgtataatataatatttattattttatagtataatacaataataaaaagtataaatattataattattagcgtaaattatTTTTCACCCTCCCGATGACCAGTTATCTCTTTGTGTAATTATTAGTATTTTACTAtggatattttggtccaaaaagaaacaaaatattttaaCTCAAACAGCTTTTCCGACAATTCCTAAAAGTAACTTTTTCGGAGGAAGCTCCAACCCAAGCTGTTTTATCTTTCTGAAAAGCTAAAATACCTTTCCAAAAATTTATCAAACACtcttattttatctaaaagtgcttttaagaggccagaaagtactttttggccctccaaaaagcTCCCCTAAATGAGGCTAAAATCTTTGAATCAAAGCCATTCAAGTTCTCTCACACTGCATGTGCCGAACAACAGTAGTTTCTTAGTTTCGGTGTTTTGAAAACACATTGGACCACAATCCACACAACTAGTATATTGACATTAACTCAACAAACCCCTAAACTATGTACCCATTTTGATTCCAAACTTGGACCCAGACCATACTGACTATTGTTTTCTTGCTAAATCATGATTCCTCACAAGAAATGTATCGTAACTGTGTTTAATTCTACATGCTTGTGAGATGAGCACAAGGCATTCATTGCTCAAGTTTACAGATATCTTACAGGTCACTTGAGCTTATTTTACTACCAATACAACAGAAGGTGCTATTAATAATGTCTCATTCAGTGATTTTTGCACCAACTGGGCCCGTGTCAATAGTCCTTTGTTAATGATTATTGAGGGAAGAATTATGCAGTACACACAACCACAATACAAAAAGATAATTAGCAAAAGATATCTGCTCGAGCATAGAGACCTTGCATGGTGAACCATAACAAGATGTCCTGCAAAATCTGTAAGACAGATATGTAGCCATAATAACtgtcaaaaaaaagagaaatgtaGAAATAATAAAACTACAACACCAAAAAGGTAGACAATTCTTGAGTGTGATGCTAGATCATAGAGGAAATAGAATGAAAAAACAAATGCCTAGCTCTAAGGCTAAAGTGACGTGTCGTGACATCTTACAAGCACAACGTCATTATTTTCCTTAATCAACTGGAGACCTAATCCATAATTGTCCAGCAAAAATGCCATATAATATTCTTTAAGTACTGAGGCTTGAAAAATATACAGCATGGTCACCTGAACAATGCGACGTAGAAATCTTGCCTTCCCATGTGTCCTCGTTATTGCTGAAACTATAATAGCAAATCCAAGCACCTTCAGCAGCGAAAAGGATGTCCAGAGAGCTCTGaccaaaaaagagagaatgTTCCAAGATCAGGATCATAAAACTCGGAAATGGCGTAATAACAACATTGAAAGGGAAAAGAGCTAAAAGATACTTCAAAATAGTGAATGATGGGTTGGAACGACGaactgaaaaacaaaaaagtagAAAATTAAAGGAGTACCCTGAAGAATCATCACAGCTGATAATATAATAGATTGCCCATTCAACAAAATAAGCCACACCAGAATCAACCAATCATCTTCTGTCAGTACAAGTTTGCGGACACCCCAATAACCAAACCAAGCTCCCAGCTAGTACGAGGCATACAAAAAAGTAGTATACCCAGCTGCAGGTGACAAAATTTATAAAGGGGAAAAATTTATTAATGACTTGTAGCATATTCAAAATAAGGAGCATCAGCATGGCTGTTGCACGAGAATTAGTAAAATATTGCTGACAATAAATCATACAGCTTGCAGCACTAGCTGCCAAATACATAACCTTTTTTTGGTGATAAACTAGAAATATAGATTACATTATACATACCAAGATTggcggaaccgtcccgaaccgCCCGGTTCGAGGCGTCCCGAGCCATACCGGTGGCAGACCGCAACGGCTTCATCAAAGAAACCAAGACGCCGTCGccggaggagaaggaaagagaagaaaagagagcaagcggaaaagggagggagagggagagggagagggagggaggctggCGCTAGTGCAGGCGCGGAGGCCACGGCCAAActcctgtttcgaacgaaacagaggTCCAGCGTGGCCTCCGCGTTCAAAACAAGGGTCCGGTCATGGCCAATGCCGCCTGCACCAACGCCGGTCTCCGTCAGCCCTCTGtcggcctccctccctcccccgctcgctctcttttctctctccccaCAGTCTCCTGCGTCAGTACAAGTCCAGCACGGCACAGACACGTACCGACTCGTGCCGCCGGACAACCGGTACAATGCCCGATACCGGCACAGCAGATCCTGATACACACTAAGTGAAGAAGTGAAGTAGCAAAGAATATAAGATTTTTCATATATGATGAGAGGCAAGGTTCCAAGACCCGATCTCGATGCCGGTGTTGACTTAGGACCGGTCGATATGGTACCAAAAAGCCAATACATTGTGGCACCCTAATACCATTCTTGACcataatttttttcccttttcttttttatttcattgttttcgAGTTGTTTTAGGGTtgttaagacttgtttatgattTGTTTAGGTTCTATATTTAAGAGATTTTAGGGTCCATGATTGGATTATGATGCAAGTATCGACATGAGCATCAGTCTTGTTagtttgttttattattttagaaGTTTATGTTAGGTCCcactctccccctttttttcccTTATTCCTCTCCCTATTCAAATGCCAACAACAAAAAAAGGGGAACTGACACCTTGTTGACCACATCCTATATCAAGTGGGAACAAATAGTGTCCGTTATGCTCCGCATGATCTCAGTTGGTACCAAGCACCAACGAAGTTGGCACCTATCCTAGGTACATCCTAGGACTTGGTCAATTACCGGTCCAATCCGAACGAGCCGGTTACTGGGACCAAGTCCTTAATCCTAATGTGACGATCAAATATATATGAAAAGATTTTCCAGAAGTAGTTCAATAAGTGATTCAAAAGGATCACCAGATCCGATGTAGACCACTTTGGTCACTATGAGAGGCTAGATAAAGCATAGGAGCTAGAtctacaacatcaaaaagatgaatcaCATGTCAAACTTTCAAAAGCCATAACTTGGTTGTACGACGTCCAATTGATatgatctttaaaaaaaaaaaaaaacggataACTTGTTGAACTCTAACACCCCTCTCTCAAAGAGTGCAAGGTGCCAGCGATCAAGGCCAAATTTCATTACAAAGTATGTCGTCTCAGTACCGGGCCCCATAAAAGTACCACACTATCATTGTATCGATACGGTACAAGGCCAGTCTGGCGTATCGAATGTCAGTACGCCCCTCATACCGTCTACCAGTACCGAACCGATATAGTACGGTACATTCTGTATCGTCTGGTTCGTTACGGTACGACAAACCTTGTTCCATTGTTTGAACCTTAAAATAGGgcgatcaaattcaaaattttctttttggaaaaaattttTGACCGGACATATCATCCAATCTAGAAAGGCATAGGTAAAGTGACTGAAGGTAAGATCAATGTAGAAATTAAGATCTACCTTCTATAGAATTTTAGTTATTTCGTGTTTATTTCTGCTAGTCATATCTATTTTGGGATAGCTGAGTCTTATTTGAACTAGACGAGGAATCCGATCCGAATTATGCAAGGGTAGACCTCACTCGCATAATAAAGCCTATGTATCTCAATTTaggatcaatgaaagaaaaaagaggctTAGACCTTACTTTTGCcactttttttttacttttttctaaatttttttgagagatttgaGTTGAGCAAGTTGAAAAAATTATACTCTCTCTGATCAAACTAATAAGGACTCCATAGAAGAAATTTATATAGAAGAAAAATTGAACATAAGAAATATAGTCAAAGCAAACAAGTGTTGCCTCCTTCAATCCAAAATTTTGAAGTAGAGAAAGCTTTGAAAGGTGGGTAAAGGGGAAAGAATTAGGACATATGAAATACTCATCTAGGACTTGAAAAAAATGGGAGACATTAAATTTGATTCACTAGCTTATTCggtgaaaaattgaaaaaataggAAGATAGAAAATGACTAATGGAGAAAGTAATTGATAACTATCGATAAAATGTGAAGTACAAAATTGCACCACTTATGGCAGGATTAAACTTATGAGCCACCTCATGAAGggtgaaaaatcaaaaattagagtTGACCACAACAAACTTAGAGAAGTTAATTTAGATTTGTGCCAACATAGTTAGAAGtgaaaaatgtttccaatttAGCAATTCGATGATATCTTTAAGGCTAGTAAAAAAAATACCATATAGTACTTATAGGCATTAAGGAAAATTGAATTGTGAACTCCTTGAGAATGCTCATATTAGGGTAACTAAATGCATCAAAAAGTAGTTTAGGAGAGAGGAGGATTTCTAATCTAAAGTCAAGGTCAACACTAAGTTTGTATATCTTTACAAATCATATTTGAAACTACAAGTAACATGTTGCATACTATTTACATGATATAGCACTGATTGACAGAGCAATAAGAAAGTTAACTATTAAACAAGAATTGTCACAGAAAACCTTGGAGCAAAATGGCACAAGAATTAGTAGAACATAAAATgcattttttaatgaaatagaaATGAAAATGAGGCCTCAGTAAAACAGATAGCCCAAAAAAAGGTGTGATGTTATTGTTACTCTGGATTtacaatacaaaaaaaaaagaaagaaagaaattactGAGAAATGGATGAAGACAAAATTCAGTGCTTTATGGATGAAATAGAAAAGTGCTCCAAAAAATATCACATGATTGGCACATTCCTGGGTGAATTTAAAGGAAAAGACCCAAAAGTTGCATGGTTGACAATGCTGGGCAGTAAAGAAGGCCTAAGCAAATGAGATAAACaaggaaaaaataagaaatttgaGATGGAAATGTGGAATAACTAGGAAGGGTAGAATGTGGAAAGAGTAGGAGTTGTGACAATCGAGGAAAAGCAATAGAGGATCTATTAAAATGGTACTGGCATGTGTAGTAAAGCTTTGAAGATGCCACTGTAATGATAGGTGCCTATAGCAAAACTGTGCATAAGAGTCTAGATCGCAGGCAAAGACATAAGCAGCAGAGGTATTCCTGAACAGAAATAACTGACAAATAAGGACTCACAAAGCCAGCTCCAAACAAGGCTTGTTGGCTATGAACCTTATGGTTACGCTAATATTCTTTTGTGAGAACTACATGCAAATGCCAAATAACAGAATTAAAGAGCCACATCGACAAGATGACTAGTTAGACTCATGTATCAAAAACACAAGCACATATACATCCAAAGATTTTGtacaacatacaaagaaagtaGCAAAGCAAACATTTAAGAGATGACAAGCATATTAGTAAACCAAGATGGATTTATGCTAGAGATTTTGCTTTCAAAGCAATCGTCTTGTTTAGGCAACTGGTGGGAAGATTTAACGGGAAGAGGAAACTACATATGATTTATGTTGACCTATAGAAAAAACATATGACAGAGTACCTTGTGaagttagttggtgagccataAAAACATGGTTTCTCTCATTGCTTTATTGGAGTTTCTAAGGAGATGGAGACGTACAGCAACATGTGTGCGAGCAACCTATGGCATAAACCTTGGGCTTCGACATGCAATTGGATTACACTAAAAATTAGCCTTAAGACTGGACTTAGATCGGTGATTTACCATAAATCATACGAACAAGAGGTAGATAAAGGTAGTTCTATAATGAATAGAATTAGCTGGATGAAATGAAAAAGTGCTACAGGAACATCATTCTAATGCAAATTAGGCTACTCAATGGCAACTGGAAGAAAGAAATTGGGCCAACTATTATATATGAATTGGATTAATGCACAAGAAAGAAGGTACTTGACCTGCAGATGCATTACAAAAAAGATGAGTATGTCAAGTAGGATGTGTGGTGAGAAGGATTAATAAAGAAACATGGAATTTAAAGTagatccaacattttttttctttgtttttggtGGTATGAAGAAGGCCTATTTGTCCAACCAATAAAGGAAAAGATTGGAAGAAAGTGAGATAGTTGgcggtttgacacagattagaACGAGCCCTTACAAAGGGGATGTAGATACTGGTAGCAGCGCCGAAATTACTAAGATTGTAGTGGTGTTCACAAATATAAAGAGGCTCGATTTGACAATGGCACTACACTTCGATAAATGAGTGGTAGATAAGGATATGCCGCACGATCTTATATAGCCATACTTTGTGGCAAGGTTGTTCACAGGCAGCCACCTAGGCACCTAGGCAGAACCTAACCATGGAGGTCACTTTCCAGTCCCTCAAGTGATGTAGCCAACCAAGCACCTAGGTTGATGAAAGTAGGGTTAAGGACAGCCTTGTCTTGTGGGAATCTTAAAGCACGtagcaaaaatataatatagatggcagaaaatgaaagaaagtacGGAAGATTAAAAAAGGGGGATTTGTGGAAGCAAAACAATAagataaaaggaaaaatgaataGCTGAAGTATCATCAGGAAAGTCGGCACCCCAAGGTTATCTATCCAAATTCTTTGATCAGAGTCAACACCATTGAATCCCAAGAGCTGCTCAATTGTGGCGTGGGGTTAGAACCAGGTTTCTCTCTCGTGGCTACTAAGTCAACACCGACACATTTGGAGTCAACACCACAACAAGAATCTTGAAGAGAACATCACAACTTTATTAATCAAGTTTCTATATGCAACATAGATGAGTACATGGGTATTTATACTCGCAGGGATTGTAAAGCCCTTAGGACTGACTCATAATTCTCGTAGAACTCCTAACTTGACTAAAAACCTTTTTTAATAGAGACTGAtatgaataataaaataaaaattaatcaaaTTTGTCTATGTCAAGCTGGCTGCAGAATGGAAAAATCATAATTTTCTGCACCTTTAAAACAACTTTCAATATGCCAATTTTTCACTAAAATGACAATATCTCCCTCATCCGGAGTTTGATTTAGGCATTTTAACTTGTGTCAAAAAACTATCTTGATGCCTGACACAATGGAAGTGGTTTCATCTCTATCCTAATCTGGTAAATCCATCATTAGCACTGATGTGCTAAAAGTAGATTGTTTGGGAAAACCACATTACTATGCCGATTGTACAGATTTTGAGTTCACAGACACCAATTGATTAAGGGCTAGCGTGTGATGCCTCCTGGCTCAGCACCAAATGGATCTGATGTGGTTTGGACCCTATATTAGGGCCCTCATAAGCACCTAAAGTCCATTATTTAGGCCTTTTATTGGACTTCCGAGCCTTCTTGGGTATAGGCTTTAATGGAAGGGGTTCATCACTTGTATCACAAGTCGATGCCTAAGCAGATGCCCCAACTACCTAGGAGCCATCTTTGACTCAAGCAAGCACCTTGTTTGTTGATTTATCAAAAGTTATTAAGttttttaactaatttttttctttaaacaaAAAAGTATTAACTTTACGAGAAATTTATTCCATTTAGATACCAATTGATGCTTAAACATGTCATGTTTCTAAGAAGCTTTAAATCACTTTAATTGAAAAAATATTGACTAATATAATTATTTCTAAGATTTCGTTGTTGCATACTTTAATTGATAACcttattgtttatcaataagATGTTCTTTAATTTGCTTTATATGAACTATACATGACTTTATATATGAGAATGTACAATTGTGTTGGATTTggggttttttcttttttttacttaGACACCTGCTTGGCAGCCTAGGCCTTTATAGGGGTCAATGCCTAGGAACGCCTATGCAGCTCACCAGCCTTGATTTGTGGGTATGGTGGATAATATGCTGCTGAAAGCAGAACACATAGAACTGTTGGTCCTAATAGTCCATTAGATTCCTTTTGTGTGACCTTCTAAGTTTAAAGTCTTGTTGTTGATAATTGACAATGTTATTGTTGTTGTCGTCATTTTGATGTTTGTGTGTCCGAGCACAGAAGAAACCCAATTGATTAGCTCAACTAAGAAAATGAAAATGTGACAACTCACCTAGGAACATATTTACAATTTGAACAATCCTCGTTGAAAAATATCTATGAAGAACTCAATTTATTTTGCCACACAAATAAGCTAATCATTGAATAATTAACTAATTTTTGCCTTTTTCATATGGTGCACAGTTTTCTTCTGATAGCTTCGTTGATTAAGATATCTCATAATTTCTTTTGCTCCTAGGCTGCATTTGATTTGGCATAAAGCATGCATAAGGCTTGGAATAAGCCTAATGCTTGCCAAACAGCCTACAAGAAACTAGCATAACCAAGGAATAGTTATGCCAATCGAATTAGCTCATGACAGGCATAACTATTTCAAGAGGGAGCTGTCATAAGCTATTCATTGGCATAAAGGCATCTTGTAAGCCTATCTTTTACTTTTTTATGAACAAAAAAGTCCTCATAAGTTATTCCAAAAAGTTTAGCCAAAGAAAACTTAGAATAACTAATGGTGTAAGTGTAACTATTCCTGTAGGCATAACTTttgttatttttgatttttcttgttgCCCAACCAAATGCACCCCTAAAGTTCTCTCCATAATCTAGCCTGATTATAAGATAACAAAGAGCCAATACATAATTTTATGGGTGTAGATTAATTAAGGGTACCAAAATGACACATAAATGAACCCAATCAGTAATCCAATAGCACTGGTTGCATAAGCAATCCTAATCAGCATACGTGAGATGAGCAGGTAAAATCATAGCTCCATGACAAAAGTTATAACACAATAAAGCATAAAGAAACTTACATACAGGATTGTGCATGTCTTCACTGATTCCTATCTCCACAAGTATCGTACGCAATAACCCAGATAGATATCGTAGAAGAAAGGCCCCAAGGCCCACCTGTCATTAGAAAAGAAATACTATGTTATTATGTGATGGGGGATGATAGGATGTGTATAGCTTTAATACATTTTAAAGCCAGCACTTACAACTGACGAGTACATAAATATTGCAAGTGAACTCTTTCGACCCGTCGGTAATAGCCTCATGCCCTGCAAATGCACCACCATACAATATCATAACTGGATAGTTGAATTGATAGACATGTAATCTACTAGGCCAGTATAGAAGAAAATCTAATGAGAAGTTTGAAATGATGGCTGATGAAAATAGAGAAGCCTAGATGTAATCAAGCATACTGCTGCTAATTGACACATGatgtaaaatcaaaaagaattacaattcaacaatttaagtaGGTATAACATATCAGTGACCATCTAATGCTTGATATTTGTTTAGCATATGCAGCTTTTTATTTAATAGGAACAGAATGGAATAATCAGGGACAGAcagaaatcatattttcaattaaaaatattagaaaaataaggcaGATGACAATCAGAGTTGTCGCCACCTAGAATCATTGGCCATTTCAAATGATAATTTTCACTTATAAAAGCACAATAATTTATCATGTTTGTTTTGTTGATAACTAGATAACATGCACATGTTAACTTCTTTTGAGAATACAGAATAATCATTTTCATTTTGCTTAAAAGCTAATCAATTCCACAGATATGTTTTCATGCAACCTATAGCAATTTGTCTTTTATAGCACTGGATCACATTCaacaaaaatcagaagaggCCATGATAAGAAGGTTGCAGATTGATACAGAGAGATTTCAGACTGGGTCTTTGTGTAATTCTTGGACACAATGGTAGATATCCAGTGGTAAATAATATTCCATATGAGGATGGATAGTTGGTAAACCAAAAAAAGTTAATATTAAAATCAAAAACATAGAAAGGATAAGTTAAACTAGCTATTTGAATAATTGCTATTAGGTGACCATTGATGTCCGTACTACTTATGCACCAACGAATGCCAAACCTACGAATGTCAGAGACTTTTCCTAGAAAAAAGATGAACCAAGAGTAGATCACATGTATCAACAAATAGATTAAAACTACTCCCAGAAAACATTGAAAAGATTGTTAGGTGATACTCAAGAAACCTCGACCACACAACATTAGGTAACTATAGAAATATAGACAAGgagcaagaaaaaaataaatgaagtatTAGGAGTCCAAGGATAAGATGACCAAATTTAAATGAAAAACAATTTGAGcacattttagaaaaaatatattgGAGGAACAAAATCAAGACTTCAGGAATAAATCTAATAACCCACCATATTTggctaaataaataataaaaaaatataaactattAGCATGTGGGATCATATTATGTATTAAGAAATTTAACAGTGAATTTTTTAAAGAGACTATATAAGCAAACAACATACTTGTAAAGAAATGGTGATGAAATAGCAATGTACATGGTCAAGAGAGAGGACCAATATAAGAACAATTATCTTGACATACTGAATAAACCTATGGTTGTCAATTGATCCAAGCAACTTGAGTTCTgctcaaggtcaaatcaataaAACTTGATCAGAATTGGCGTGGAGGGTGAGACTTGGCGCAACAGTAACTGTGATCCTGTCGCAACACAGAAATAGCCTCTTTACATGCGAGAGTAAGGTTGCATACATGTGACCCTCTCCAGACTCTGCAATAGCAGAAGCCTGTTGCATTGCACCGTCCTTTATCATGCTTGGCTTGGAAATATTTTAGCAAAGTTCAAATCTAAGGTTCAAAGCTAATTTTAAGCTAAGCTGGAGAGAAACCATGCTCAATCAAGTACCACTCAGTAAGTTTCAAAATTGGGTGTATAATTATAAAGTATGTGTGTTGTTGGAATAACTCCCACAGCTGATGTTTGGATGCTTAAAGTGAAGTTAAGGCTTTGAACGGTGGATCATTTGAATTGTTGGTATCAGGTTAACTTTTATTCAAGATTGAATTGAGCTTGAATGTAGATTCTATTAAGGGATCATGCTCAATGGAAGCTCAGTTGATGTTGACTCA contains:
- the LOC120108871 gene encoding uncharacterized protein LOC120108871; translation: MPITRRLRFAIPLLAFFFISTSADELSGKKVVSHPGKLKLPPGRPVEGSPGSRLGSVMTCNRVHIHGVSRLRHPTKFAHSLKVRLSVTQRDALFRIQTIELCFHQNASIGLGMCPPGEWQKLSKNLWVQSMSPYGYKILDIRMLPDPSRTIEISTEEEFLFHRLVFLVLGMIMMMMARFLSESVVFYYGGAMTLGIIVVILMLLFQGMRLLPTGRKSSLAIFMYSSVVGLGAFLLRYLSGLLRTILVEIGISEDMHNPLGILLFCMPRTSWELGLVIGVSANLYFCRRMIKSINRTRARTSPSKSSHAEYSQFQGSGSGSARPRARNLNQASCNSPVFGLTNRQPRLLFEESYYSTFHNTPERKKFSEEEWDMITKEHTNKALKELISSPDFNQWALANAERIVVTPPQDRKHEKRRRIFGWL